One window of Mesorhizobium loti R88b genomic DNA carries:
- the urtA gene encoding urea ABC transporter substrate-binding protein has product MFSASVVAAGLLMSAPARAAEDTIKVGILHSLSGTMAISETTLKDAMLMLIEQQNAKGGLLGKKLEAVVVDPASNWPLFAEKARELISKDKVAAVFGCWTSVSRKSVLPVFSELDNILFYPVQYEGEESERNVFYTGAAPNQQAIPAVDYLMSKDGGSVKRWVLEGTDYVYPRTTNKILEAYLKSKGVPAEDIMTNYTPFGFSDWQTEVSAIKKFGSAGKKTAVVSTVNGDANVPFYKELGNQGIKAEDIPVMAFSVGEEELAGLDTKPLVGHLAAWNYFESVNTPENKKFISDWHKFIKNNKRTTNDPMEAHYIGFNMWVKAVEKAGTTDPDKVIDAMIGVSVPNLTGGYATMMPNHHITKPVLIGEIQANGQFQTVSKTPGLVMGDEWSDYLPDSKDLISDWRAPLSCGNFNVKTGKCGGKGTN; this is encoded by the coding sequence ATGTTTTCGGCAAGCGTGGTCGCCGCCGGCCTGCTGATGTCCGCACCCGCCAGGGCGGCCGAGGACACGATCAAGGTTGGCATTCTCCATTCGCTGTCGGGGACCATGGCGATTTCGGAGACGACGCTGAAGGACGCCATGCTGATGCTTATCGAGCAGCAGAACGCCAAGGGCGGCCTGCTCGGCAAGAAGCTGGAGGCCGTCGTCGTCGATCCGGCTTCCAACTGGCCGCTGTTCGCCGAAAAGGCGCGCGAGCTGATTTCGAAGGACAAGGTGGCGGCAGTGTTCGGCTGCTGGACCTCGGTGTCGCGCAAATCGGTGCTGCCGGTGTTCTCCGAACTCGACAACATCCTGTTCTATCCCGTCCAGTATGAGGGCGAGGAAAGCGAACGCAACGTGTTCTACACGGGTGCCGCTCCGAACCAGCAGGCTATCCCTGCCGTCGACTATCTGATGAGCAAGGACGGCGGCTCGGTGAAGCGTTGGGTGCTGGAAGGCACCGACTATGTCTATCCACGCACCACCAACAAGATTCTCGAAGCCTATCTGAAGTCGAAGGGGGTTCCCGCTGAAGACATCATGACCAACTACACGCCGTTCGGCTTCTCCGACTGGCAGACCGAAGTTTCGGCGATCAAGAAGTTCGGTTCGGCCGGCAAGAAGACCGCCGTCGTCTCGACCGTCAACGGTGATGCCAACGTGCCGTTCTACAAGGAACTCGGCAACCAGGGCATCAAGGCTGAGGACATCCCGGTCATGGCCTTCTCCGTTGGCGAGGAAGAGCTCGCCGGTCTCGACACCAAGCCGCTGGTCGGCCATCTCGCCGCCTGGAACTATTTCGAGAGCGTCAATACGCCCGAGAACAAGAAGTTCATCTCCGACTGGCACAAGTTCATCAAGAACAACAAGCGCACCACCAACGACCCGATGGAAGCCCACTATATCGGCTTCAACATGTGGGTGAAGGCGGTTGAAAAGGCCGGGACCACCGATCCGGACAAGGTCATCGATGCCATGATCGGCGTTTCGGTGCCGAACCTGACCGGCGGCTATGCGACGATGATGCCGAACCACCACATCACCAAGCCGGTGCTGATCGGTGAAATCCAGGCCAACGGCCAGTTCCAGACGGTCTCGAAGACGCCGGGCCTGGTGATGGGCGACGAATGGTCCGACTACCTGCCCGATTCCAAGGACCTGATTTCCGATTGGCGCGCGCCGCTCAGCTGCGGCAACTTCAACGTCAAAACCGGCAAGTGCGGCGGCAAGGGCACCAACTGA
- the urtB gene encoding urea ABC transporter permease subunit UrtB — MKIFHAMGLTLLFLLATLSSSGAAEADLRAIIAKFATVTDFSETGAVVQELTATGDPAVERPLAALADGNLYIRTADSMVFVGKEGDENVQLFDPLSGEAAGEASADDLTQIGVNNTLRRNIRDALGTLTLGSKDPTVRIAAADTMFKTPDAANIGPLDAAIASETVASVKALLEQARAASVLVSDKPEADKLAAIALIGARGDRDAVSLLTSVEANASGAVKEAATAAIASINSTLAFWDAGQNIWYGISLGSVLLLAAIGLAITFGVMGVINMAHGEMVMLGAYTTFVVQQVIRTSYPGLFDWSLVIALPLAFLVAALVGLVIERGVIRFLYGRPLETLLATWGVSLILQQAVRSIFGPTNQEVGNPSWMSGSFNVGQLAVTWNRLWILVFALTVFGVLLYVMKRTPWGLQMRAVTANRRMAASMGIKTPWVDALTFALGSGIAGIAGVALSQIDNVSPNLGRGYIIDSFMVVVFGGVGNLWGTLVGAFSLGIVNKVLEPYAGAVLGKIVVLVLIILFIQKRPRGLFALKGRAVEA, encoded by the coding sequence ATGAAGATTTTCCATGCGATGGGCCTGACGCTCTTGTTCCTGCTGGCGACGCTGTCGTCTTCGGGCGCTGCGGAAGCCGATCTGCGTGCCATCATCGCCAAATTCGCGACAGTGACGGACTTTTCCGAGACGGGCGCTGTCGTTCAAGAGTTGACAGCCACTGGCGATCCGGCCGTCGAACGGCCGCTTGCTGCATTGGCGGACGGCAATCTTTACATTCGCACGGCCGACTCGATGGTGTTTGTCGGCAAGGAAGGCGACGAAAACGTCCAGCTTTTTGACCCGCTGAGCGGCGAGGCAGCGGGCGAGGCTTCCGCGGATGACTTAACCCAGATCGGCGTCAACAACACCTTGCGCCGCAACATCCGCGATGCATTGGGCACGTTGACGCTTGGTTCCAAGGATCCGACTGTCCGCATCGCCGCCGCCGACACCATGTTCAAGACACCGGACGCCGCCAATATCGGGCCGCTCGACGCAGCGATCGCCAGTGAAACCGTGGCGAGCGTCAAGGCTCTCCTGGAACAGGCGCGTGCCGCTTCCGTGCTGGTTTCGGACAAGCCAGAAGCAGACAAGCTCGCCGCGATCGCCCTGATCGGTGCGCGTGGCGACCGTGACGCGGTGTCGCTGCTCACCTCCGTCGAGGCCAACGCCTCTGGAGCGGTCAAGGAAGCGGCGACGGCCGCAATCGCGAGCATCAATTCGACGCTGGCTTTCTGGGATGCCGGCCAGAACATCTGGTACGGCATTTCGTTGGGCTCGGTCCTGCTGCTGGCGGCAATCGGCCTTGCCATCACCTTTGGCGTCATGGGCGTCATCAACATGGCGCATGGCGAGATGGTCATGCTCGGCGCCTACACGACCTTCGTCGTCCAGCAGGTGATCCGCACCTCTTATCCTGGCCTGTTCGACTGGTCACTGGTCATCGCTCTGCCGCTCGCCTTCCTGGTCGCCGCACTTGTCGGCCTCGTCATCGAACGTGGCGTCATCCGCTTCCTCTATGGGCGGCCGCTGGAGACGCTGCTGGCGACCTGGGGTGTCTCGCTGATCCTGCAGCAAGCGGTGCGCTCGATCTTCGGTCCGACCAACCAGGAAGTCGGCAACCCGTCGTGGATGTCGGGCTCGTTCAATGTCGGCCAGCTTGCTGTTACCTGGAACCGTCTGTGGATCCTGGTTTTCGCGCTCACGGTCTTTGGCGTGTTGCTCTACGTGATGAAACGCACGCCCTGGGGCCTGCAGATGCGTGCCGTCACCGCCAACCGGCGCATGGCCGCCTCGATGGGCATCAAGACGCCATGGGTCGATGCGCTTACATTTGCGCTCGGATCCGGCATTGCAGGCATCGCAGGTGTGGCGCTCAGCCAGATCGACAACGTCTCGCCCAATCTCGGCCGCGGCTACATCATCGACAGTTTCATGGTCGTCGTCTTCGGCGGCGTCGGCAACCTCTGGGGCACGCTGGTCGGCGCCTTTTCGCTCGGTATCGTCAACAAGGTGCTCGAGCCCTATGCCGGCGCCGTGCTCGGCAAGATCGTCGTGCTGGTGCTGATCATCCTGTTCATCCAGAAGCGCCCGCGCGGCCTCTTCGCGCTCAAGGGCAGGGCGGTGGAAGCATGA
- the urtC gene encoding urea ABC transporter permease subunit UrtC, whose protein sequence is MITGRFFAAGADRRIAITIFLLLAVAIIVPVLNLAVAPTSTFYIPSYIVALTGKYLCYALLALALDLVWGYCGILSLGHGAFFALGGYAMGMYLMRQIGSRGVYGNPILPDFMVFLNYKELPWFWTGFDHFWFAAIMVLAVPGLLAFVFGWFAFRSRVTGVYLSIITQAMTYALLLAFFRNDMGFGGNNGLTDFKDILGFNVQADATRSALFAASAVMLAFAVFVTWAIVGSKYGKLLMAVRDAESRTRFLGWRAENVKLFAFTVSAVMAGIAGALYVPQVGIINPGEFEPSNSIEVVIWAAVGGRGTIVGPIIGALLVNAGKSWFTGLLPELWLFALGGLFVAVTLFLPKGVIGMWDSWRGNAKALRAASVAEEAGTEVGAAHATSKPARSPARNPGEWSWSDPEPQAAE, encoded by the coding sequence ATGATCACGGGACGCTTCTTCGCCGCCGGCGCGGACCGCCGCATCGCCATCACCATCTTCCTCCTGCTGGCAGTGGCGATCATCGTGCCGGTGCTCAACCTGGCGGTTGCGCCGACCAGCACCTTCTACATCCCGTCCTATATCGTGGCGCTGACCGGCAAATATCTCTGCTACGCGCTGCTTGCCTTGGCGCTCGATCTTGTCTGGGGCTATTGCGGCATCCTCTCGCTCGGCCATGGCGCCTTCTTCGCGCTCGGCGGCTATGCGATGGGCATGTATCTGATGCGCCAGATCGGCTCGCGCGGCGTCTATGGCAATCCGATCCTGCCTGATTTCATGGTTTTCCTGAACTACAAGGAACTGCCCTGGTTCTGGACCGGGTTCGACCATTTCTGGTTCGCCGCGATCATGGTGCTCGCGGTGCCCGGCCTGCTCGCTTTCGTCTTCGGCTGGTTCGCTTTCCGCAGCCGCGTCACCGGCGTCTATCTCTCGATCATCACCCAGGCGATGACCTATGCGCTGCTGCTGGCCTTCTTCCGCAACGACATGGGGTTCGGGGGCAATAACGGCCTGACCGATTTCAAGGATATTCTGGGCTTCAACGTGCAGGCTGACGCAACTCGCTCGGCCCTTTTCGCCGCAAGCGCTGTGATGCTCGCATTTGCCGTGTTCGTCACATGGGCGATCGTCGGTTCCAAATACGGCAAGCTGTTGATGGCGGTTCGCGACGCCGAGAGCCGCACGCGTTTCCTCGGCTGGCGCGCGGAGAACGTGAAATTGTTTGCCTTCACCGTGTCGGCCGTCATGGCCGGCATTGCCGGCGCGCTCTACGTGCCGCAGGTCGGCATCATCAATCCTGGCGAGTTCGAACCGTCCAATTCGATAGAGGTGGTGATCTGGGCTGCCGTAGGCGGGCGCGGCACCATTGTCGGGCCGATCATCGGCGCTCTGCTCGTCAATGCCGGCAAATCCTGGTTCACCGGCTTGCTCCCTGAACTATGGCTTTTTGCGCTCGGCGGCCTATTCGTCGCCGTCACGCTGTTCTTGCCGAAGGGCGTTATCGGCATGTGGGATTCCTGGCGCGGCAATGCCAAGGCGTTGCGCGCGGCATCCGTCGCTGAAGAAGCCGGCACCGAGGTTGGAGCGGCGCACGCGACCTCGAAGCCCGCGCGCTCGCCGGCGAGAAATCCAGGCGAATGGTCCTGGTCCGACCCTGAACCGCAGGCGGCGGAGTAA
- the urtD gene encoding urea ABC transporter ATP-binding protein UrtD → MSKSNTILYLDGVSVSFDGFRAINNLSLVLDKGEMRAIIGPNGAGKTTMMDIVTGKTRPDQGEVFFDGQIDLTKHDEAEIAMMGIGRKFQKPTVFESHTIEENLMLALKGPRSIFPALFHRRSAAEARQIDDILGIIRLGGKRYDLAANLSHGQKQWLEIGMLLAQDPKLLLVDEPVAGMTDAETEETARLLKDIARDHSVIVVEHDMHFVRELGVKVTCLHEGSVLSEGTLDFVSADERVVEVYLGR, encoded by the coding sequence ATGAGCAAGTCGAATACCATCCTCTATCTCGACGGCGTCTCGGTCTCCTTCGACGGCTTTCGCGCGATCAACAATCTGTCGCTGGTGCTCGACAAGGGCGAGATGCGCGCCATCATCGGCCCCAACGGCGCCGGTAAGACGACGATGATGGACATCGTTACCGGCAAGACCCGGCCGGACCAGGGCGAGGTGTTCTTCGACGGCCAGATCGATCTCACCAAGCATGATGAGGCCGAGATCGCCATGATGGGCATCGGCCGCAAGTTCCAGAAGCCGACGGTCTTCGAAAGCCACACGATCGAGGAAAACCTGATGCTGGCGCTCAAGGGACCGCGTTCGATCTTCCCGGCGCTGTTCCACCGCCGCTCGGCCGCCGAAGCGCGGCAGATCGACGATATTCTCGGCATCATAAGGCTCGGCGGCAAGCGTTACGATCTGGCGGCCAATCTCAGCCACGGCCAAAAACAGTGGCTCGAAATCGGCATGCTGCTCGCGCAGGACCCGAAGCTGCTTCTGGTCGACGAGCCGGTGGCCGGCATGACCGATGCCGAGACGGAGGAGACCGCGCGGCTGCTCAAGGACATCGCGCGCGACCATTCGGTCATCGTCGTCGAGCACGACATGCATTTCGTGCGCGAACTCGGCGTCAAGGTCACCTGCCTGCATGAGGGCTCGGTGCTCTCCGAAGGCACACTCGATTTCGTGTCGGCCGACGAGCGCGTCGTCGAAGTCTATCTGGGGAGATGA
- the urtE gene encoding urea ABC transporter ATP-binding subunit UrtE produces the protein MLEVSNATLHYGAAQALRGVSLKAGAGKITCVLGRNGVGKTSLMRSIVGHHRLTSGSVAFEGKALDRSAAYDRARSGIAFVPQGREIFPLLTVRENLESGFAPLKRADRNVPAHVFELFPVLKQMLGRRGGDLSGGQQQQLAIGRALVMRPKLLVLDEPTEGIQPSIIKDIGRAIRYLRDQAGIAVLLVEQYLDFCRELADEVNIMDRGQIVHTGPAEDLDRADVRKFLTV, from the coding sequence ATGCTCGAAGTTTCCAACGCCACGCTCCACTACGGTGCGGCTCAGGCGCTGCGCGGCGTGTCGCTGAAGGCGGGCGCGGGCAAGATCACCTGCGTGCTAGGCCGCAACGGCGTCGGCAAGACCAGTTTGATGAGATCGATCGTCGGCCACCACCGGCTGACGAGCGGAAGCGTTGCCTTCGAGGGGAAGGCGCTCGACCGGAGCGCGGCGTATGATCGCGCCCGGTCGGGCATCGCATTCGTGCCGCAGGGCAGGGAGATCTTTCCCCTGCTCACGGTGCGCGAAAACCTCGAGTCGGGCTTTGCGCCGTTGAAGCGTGCCGACCGCAACGTGCCGGCGCATGTCTTCGAGCTGTTTCCGGTGCTGAAGCAGATGCTTGGTCGCCGCGGCGGCGATCTCTCCGGCGGCCAGCAGCAGCAACTGGCGATCGGCAGGGCGCTGGTGATGCGGCCGAAACTTTTGGTGCTGGATGAGCCGACGGAAGGCATCCAGCCGTCGATCATCAAGGATATCGGCCGGGCGATCCGCTATTTGCGCGACCAGGCCGGTATTGCCGTGCTGTTGGTCGAACAATATCTGGACTTCTGCCGTGAGCTGGCCGACGAGGTCAACATCATGGACCGTGGCCAGATCGTCCACACCGGGCCAGCGGAAGATTTAGACCGCGCTGATGTTCGCAAGTTCCTTACTGTCTAG
- a CDS encoding GGDEF domain-containing protein, whose amino-acid sequence MSLDYTSLLLAVGFSAACLSLTLFGMWLTARSEKFLLTWAISLVFVVGDIFVYDAYIDMPGRLLGIATLALLLLGFSTMLGAAYQFRTGGSPLPRAMLGCVSLAVALPAMALGYDGLGFMFENMFAALLLFATALEYWRGRDEAPALTIGITALYSATATSFALCAMVLAWDGKLILGHAPSNWAEELSLIVVIASMTGIGALSLALNQGRLARHHRRNALTDPLTGLLNRRALFDMHGSVPVGAFTAVVVFDLDNFKAINDEFGHAAGDEVLKVFAGELAGNLRQTDVAARMGGEEFALVLKRTLPQTVEEAAERIRTAFATRLIETETGSLTCTVSAGFAFGSKEGLSFDKVLSAADKALYDAKRGGRNRVTASPFRRAG is encoded by the coding sequence ATGTCGCTCGACTACACTTCACTTCTGCTGGCTGTCGGTTTCTCCGCCGCTTGCCTCAGCCTGACATTGTTCGGCATGTGGCTGACCGCCCGCTCGGAAAAATTCCTGCTGACATGGGCGATCAGCCTGGTGTTCGTGGTCGGCGATATCTTTGTCTATGACGCCTATATCGACATGCCGGGGCGCCTGCTCGGCATAGCCACGCTTGCTTTGTTGCTGCTCGGTTTCTCGACCATGCTGGGTGCGGCCTACCAGTTCCGAACCGGCGGCTCGCCGCTGCCGCGGGCGATGCTGGGCTGCGTTTCGCTGGCGGTGGCGCTGCCTGCCATGGCTTTGGGCTATGATGGCCTCGGCTTCATGTTCGAGAACATGTTCGCTGCCTTGCTCCTGTTCGCGACGGCGCTCGAATACTGGAGAGGCCGCGACGAAGCTCCTGCCCTGACGATCGGCATCACCGCGCTCTATTCGGCCACGGCCACCTCTTTCGCGCTCTGCGCCATGGTTCTTGCCTGGGATGGAAAACTGATCCTCGGCCATGCACCAAGCAACTGGGCAGAGGAGCTCAGCCTCATCGTGGTTATCGCCAGCATGACGGGTATTGGCGCCCTGTCGCTTGCCCTCAACCAGGGGCGCCTGGCCAGGCACCACCGCCGCAACGCCTTGACCGATCCCCTGACCGGCCTGCTCAACCGGCGCGCGTTGTTCGACATGCATGGCAGTGTGCCGGTCGGTGCCTTCACCGCGGTGGTCGTCTTCGACCTCGACAATTTCAAGGCCATCAACGACGAATTCGGCCACGCGGCCGGCGACGAGGTGCTGAAGGTGTTTGCTGGCGAGCTTGCCGGCAATCTTCGCCAGACCGACGTTGCCGCGCGCATGGGCGGCGAGGAATTCGCACTGGTGTTGAAGCGCACCCTGCCGCAAACGGTTGAGGAAGCAGCAGAACGCATCCGGACCGCTTTCGCAACGCGCCTGATAGAGACCGAAACCGGCTCCCTGACATGCACGGTCAGCGCCGGGTTTGCGTTTGGCAGCAAAGAGGGCCTCAGCTTCGACAAGGTGCTCAGCGCCGCCGACAAGGCGCTCTACGACGCCAAGCGCGGCGGCCGCAACCGCGTCACCGCCTCTCCATTCCGACGCGCTGGCTGA
- a CDS encoding DUF72 domain-containing protein, with amino-acid sequence MSKSGTIRSGMGGWTFEPWDTSFYPDKLSKAKQLQYASRQVPSIEVNGTYYSSFKEPTFVKWAAESPDGFVYALKGNRFVTNRRVLGEAGESMMRFLGSGVAALGDKLGPILWQFAPTKKFDPDDFEAFLKLLPEKQDGVALRHALEVRNDSFIVPEFAALARKYKAAIVYADHAKYPDIADITGDFIYARLQTGSDDNPDCYTPKGLDEWAARVKIWAEGKQPADLRRADPATDAPVQPRDVFVYFITEGKVRAPLGAMALMKRVAG; translated from the coding sequence ATGAGCAAATCGGGAACAATCCGCTCTGGCATGGGTGGCTGGACCTTCGAGCCCTGGGACACATCGTTCTATCCGGACAAGCTTTCGAAGGCCAAGCAGCTGCAATATGCCAGCCGGCAGGTGCCAAGCATTGAGGTCAACGGCACCTATTATTCCAGCTTCAAGGAGCCGACCTTCGTCAAATGGGCAGCTGAGTCGCCGGACGGTTTCGTCTATGCGCTGAAGGGCAATCGCTTCGTCACCAACCGGCGCGTGCTGGGCGAAGCCGGTGAATCGATGATGCGGTTCCTCGGCTCCGGCGTTGCCGCGCTCGGCGACAAGCTCGGGCCGATCCTGTGGCAGTTCGCGCCGACCAAGAAATTCGATCCAGACGATTTCGAAGCTTTTTTGAAACTGCTGCCGGAAAAACAGGATGGCGTCGCCCTGCGCCACGCGCTGGAAGTGCGCAACGACAGTTTCATCGTGCCGGAGTTCGCAGCGCTTGCCCGTAAATACAAGGCGGCGATCGTCTATGCCGACCATGCCAAATATCCCGATATCGCCGACATCACCGGCGATTTCATCTACGCGCGGCTGCAGACCGGCTCGGACGACAATCCCGATTGCTACACGCCGAAGGGTCTCGATGAATGGGCGGCGCGTGTGAAAATCTGGGCGGAAGGCAAGCAGCCAGCCGATCTGCGGCGCGCCGATCCAGCCACCGACGCACCGGTGCAGCCACGCGACGTGTTCGTCTACTTCATCACCGAGGGCAAAGTACGCGCGCCGCTTGGCGCCATGGCGCTGATGAAACGCGTGGCCGGCTGA
- a CDS encoding GNAT family N-acetyltransferase, whose protein sequence is MRLARSEDLAAIVALTEAAYAPYNAILDAPPIPVTEDYAPRIEGREVWLLESDGELAGALTLERHEDHAMIFSVAVSPAFQGKGFGIELLNHADQQARLWGLPEIRLYTNAKMERNIALYLAYGYRETGRRPNPYRPGWVLVDMAKAVDETTTA, encoded by the coding sequence ATGAGGCTTGCCCGCTCCGAAGATCTCGCCGCGATCGTCGCGCTGACCGAAGCGGCCTACGCGCCCTACAACGCCATACTCGACGCGCCACCGATCCCGGTTACCGAGGACTATGCCCCGCGCATCGAGGGCCGCGAGGTCTGGCTGCTGGAGAGCGACGGCGAACTGGCCGGGGCGCTCACACTGGAGCGGCATGAGGATCACGCCATGATCTTCTCCGTCGCGGTGTCGCCGGCCTTCCAGGGCAAGGGTTTTGGCATAGAGCTGCTCAATCACGCGGATCAGCAGGCTCGGCTGTGGGGCCTGCCGGAGATCCGGCTCTACACCAATGCGAAAATGGAACGGAACATCGCGCTCTATCTCGCCTACGGCTATCGCGAAACGGGTCGCCGGCCCAATCCGTATCGGCCAGGCTGGGTGCTCGTCGACATGGCGAAGGCGGTCGACGAGACCACGACGGCCTGA
- a CDS encoding DUF302 domain-containing protein — MAENGLITVESRFGVSETVDRLAEAVKRAGLLVFARIDHAAGARDVGASLRPTELLIFGNPRGGTPLMQDKQLAGIDLPVKALAWEDEDSKVWLSYNDANWIAERHGLGDASHAAVAAIAAGMERVIAAAAGLEQS, encoded by the coding sequence ATGGCTGAAAATGGTCTCATCACGGTCGAAAGCCGCTTTGGTGTAAGCGAAACCGTCGATCGCCTGGCTGAGGCGGTCAAGCGCGCGGGCCTGCTTGTGTTTGCCCGCATCGATCATGCAGCCGGCGCGCGCGATGTCGGCGCGTCGTTGCGGCCAACCGAACTGCTGATCTTCGGCAACCCCAGAGGTGGCACGCCGCTGATGCAGGACAAGCAGCTTGCCGGCATCGACTTGCCGGTAAAGGCGCTGGCCTGGGAGGATGAGGACAGCAAGGTCTGGCTTTCCTACAATGATGCGAACTGGATCGCCGAGCGCCATGGACTGGGCGATGCCAGCCATGCCGCAGTCGCGGCGATTGCCGCCGGCATGGAAAGGGTGATCGCCGCTGCCGCTGGACTGGAGCAATCATGA